The following coding sequences lie in one Populus nigra chromosome 15, ddPopNigr1.1, whole genome shotgun sequence genomic window:
- the LOC133674372 gene encoding rust resistance kinase Lr10-like: MSGTYYSSSSYRNDFNPYPTNDPSSELETFNSSMRWAVASSIVLGLVSTVALVAIIYAIIDCLKKTGSAIPAYARIASNEIVGKSTKSEGPNPSSDQHVEIAVEPEFPLIRDSQVEFATMERFLSNMAREKPIRFSPQQIQEFTNGCSTILGSGAFGVVFKGNFPNGIPVAVKALSNHSNKKLEEQFMAEVGTMGRTYHVNLVRLYGFCFDPSMMALVYEYMENGSLNSILFKEIREIEWEKLQEIAIGTAKGLAYLHEECQQRIIHYDIKPENILLDENLNPKVADFGLAKLCDRERSEVTLSGGRGTLGYSAPEVWRRTHPITHKCDVYSFGILLFEIIARRRHFDESLRESFQWLPRWVWDMYRNSELPIMLSLCGIEEKDKEKAVRMSTVALLCIQHSPDARPQMSDVVKMLEGNMEIMMQPGNPFEYLESTRPNYALDTGSSGDMSTSVSRTSASQQSHCKHNLPGTLEIELASK, from the exons CAAGTGAATTGGAAACGTTTAATTCCTCAATGAGATGGGCAGTAGCTTCCTCAATTG ttttaggaTTGGTGTCAACGGTGGCACTCGTAGCTATTATATATGCCATCATCGACTGCTTGAAGAAAACAGGAAGTGCAATTCCAGCTTATGCCCGGATTGCAAGCAATGAGATTGTTGGTAAATCTACAAAATCAGAAGGCCCAAATCCTTCGTCTGATCAGCATGTGGAAATAGCAGTGGAACCAGAATTCCCATTGATTCGAGACTCACAGGTTGAATTTGCAACAATGGAGAGATTCCTTAGTAACATGGCAAGGGAGAAACCCATCAGGTTTTCACCTCAGCAGATTCAAGAATTTACTAATGGTTGCAGCACAATATTGGGTTCAGGTGCCTTTGGAGTGGTTTTTAAAGGAAACTTCCCAAATGGAATCCCAGTAGCCGTTAAAGCTCTCTCTAATCATTCAAATAAGAAACTTGAAGAGCAGTTCATGGCAGAAGTGGGCACCATGGGAAGAACTTACCATGTCAACCTGGTTAGACTCTATGGCTTCTGCTTTGATCCCTCTATGATGGCACTAGTTTACGAGTACATGGAGAACGGATCTCTCAACAGCATACTCTTCAAAGAAATCCGGGAGATAGAATGGGAGAAACTGCAAGAGATTGCAATAGGAACTGCAAAAGGTTTAGCATATTTACACGAGGAGTGTCAACAAAGGATAATTCACTATGATATAAAACCCGAAAACATACTTCTTGATGAAAATCTGAATCCCAAGGTCGCAGATTTCGGACTAGCAAAGCTATGTGATAGAGAAAGGAGTGAAGTAACACTGAGTGGTGGTAGAGGGACACTGGGATATTCTGCTCCAGAGGTATGGCGTCGAACACATCCTATTACTCACAAATGCGATGTTTACAGTTTTGGAATCCTTCTTTTCGAGATAATTGCAAGAAGACGACATTTTGATGAAAGTCTCCGCGAGTCTTTCCAGTGGCTCCCAAGATGGGTATGGGATATGTACAGGAATAGTGAACTGCCTATCATGCTGTCACTCTGTGGGATCGAAGAGAAGGACAAGGAAAAGGCAGTAAGAATGTCTACTGTGGCTCTGTTGTGCATTCAGCATTCACCAGATGCTAGACCTCAAATGAGTGATGTGGTGAAAATGTTGGAGGGAAACATGGAAATAATGATGCAGCCTGGAAATCCATTTGAGTATCTTGAATCAACTCGACCGAATTACGCTCTGGATACCGGAAGCAGTGGAGACATGAGCACATCTGTATCAAGGACAAGCGCTTCCCAGCAATCTCATTGTAAACATAACTTGCCTGGAACTTTAGAGATTGAGTTAGCCAGCAAATAG